The Pseudomonas sp. SCA2728.1_7 DNA segment ACAGAAACAGTGCGCTATAGCTGCGATGCATGTTTTGCAGCGACACCTGGCTGCTGCCGTTCCAGCGCAGGTTGGCGACCCGCAACTGGAAGGTCGCGGGCGAACGGCCAGCGATGGTCAGTTGAGCGGCCCGCAGCAATGCCAGCGTATAACAACTGTCGCGCGACCCTGACTGGTTCACCAGTACCTTGAAATGACCGATGTTCTCCATACCGCCGGCAGCCACTGCCAGTCGCTGGATCAGCAACTGCAGCGCCGTGCGTTCTGCTCGAGAGAAGAAACTCAGCAAACGCTGCAATACTTGCTGGTAGACATAGTTCATTGCCTGATCATGGATCGTGCTCATCGGTATTTACCCGGTATCGAAAGTTTCATGCCACGCGGACTGAAAATCAGTCAGGCGACAATTCATCAATAAGTAATAGACGTTCGAATGCTAACACTTACAAGTTTGTAGTTATTTGAAACACTTGAACTGACAAACCGCCTTAAACTGCCAAAGCGGACCTCCAAGCCCCTGTAATTGTTGAGATATTTTTTCCTGGACATAATCCTAGGAAACTTCCCACAACGTCCCACGGAAAGTGAGCACAAGAAAAAGAGAAGCGGTTTCCGAATAGCCCTACAACAATTAAACAAAAACCGGCTTGATCAATCGATTTATTCGTTTGATATCGCGCAGGACAAATTGAATGCACAGCCATGACTCATTCCTTGAGATGAAAGTAATCATTCAATTATCAGGGCTTACATTGTGATTAGAAGATACAGATGAAGAGCAAAAACCAGTTCAGTTGCTGAACGGCCCCGGGCATCGTGCCAGGGAGCTCTGTTTTTCAGGAGGGAAGGTAAACGCACAAGAGTCCGTGGGGCCACGGACTCTGATGACAGGGCTTACGCCGGTTCGACCTGCAGCGCGACCCGTTCGCGGCACGGACATTCGTCCATGTAGCGATGCGCTTCGACGAACTCGTTGAACGGGAATACACGCGTCTTCAGCGGCAGCAACACGCGGTCGGCGGTCAACTGGTTGATGTCACGCAAGGCACGCTGCAACGCGACGTGATCCTGAGTAATGCCCAGTTCCGGCTTGCCGGTGAAATTGCCGATGCAATGCACGAAGAACTGGATGTTCTTCTGGAACGCTGCGCAGGCCGGGAACGGCGTCTGATTGCCGCCCTGCAAGCCATACAACACCAGGCTGCCACGCGGCGCCAGCACATCGCCAAGCAGCGACATCTGCGGCCCGCCGAGACCGTCGAACACCACGTCGACACCACGGTTGTCGGTGATCTTGTTGATTCGCATCAACAGATCTTCCTCTTCAGTGACGATGACCTTTTCTGCACCAAGGGACAGCAGGTACTCGCGCTCTTCAGCTTCTTTGGTCGCGGCAATCACCCGCACGCCCATCGCCTTGCCCAACTGGACAAACGAAGGACCGGCGCAATGGCTGGCGTCCGTGACCAGAGCGAACTGCCCCGGCTTGACCCGCGCCAGATCGGCGTAGGCAAAGTAGGCGATCAGCAACGGCGTGTAGTGCACGCTGGCTTCGATCGGGCTGAGCACATCCGGATAACGGGTCAGCGCGGTGCGCGGCAGCACGATCGACTCGCCGTAGACCGGGTAGTCGTTCGCGCTCTCTGCCGGAAAGCTGGCGACCTTGTCACCCACTGCCAGATCATCGACACCGTCGCCGACAGCGGTGATCACACCGGCCATCTCGTGACCAAGACCGGCAGGCAGTCGTGCCTGAGACGAGGCCAGATTCTGACGCCAAAGGGTGTCGTACCAGCTGATGCCGATCGCCTCGACGCGCACCTGCACTTCGCCAGGACCTGGCTGAGCGGCCGCATGCTCTTCGCATTTGAGCACCTCGGCCGGACCAAACTTGTGAAAACGGATCGTGCGGGACATCGCAAACCTCGTCAAAGTAACCTCTAATGCCATGAACTCTATCTGGGCTTTTGACCCAAGACTATCAGTGGCTATTAATAGTCGACATGCCTGTCATTGATTCCGCAGCAGGGGCGGCGTTGGCAAAATCCATGAAAAAACTGCTGCCACCGTCTCAGTAAAGCTGAATTTTCCGGTGCAGAGTACCAGCCTTTCCCCGTAAGATTCATGCCGGCCATTGTTCTCATATGGCCGCTCTCGTCAAGCTTGATGACTCTGCCAGGACTCCAGATGAATCGTAATGACCTGCGTCGTGTCGACCTGAACCTGTTGATCGTATTCGAAACATTGATGCACGAACGCAGTGTGACCCGGGCGGCAGAAAAACTGTTTCTCGGTCAACCGGCGATCAGTGCGGCGCTCTCGCGCCTGCGCAGCCTGTTCGATGACCCGCTATTCGTGCGCACCGGGCGCAGCATGGAACCGTCCGCCCGCGCGGTGGAAATCTTCGCCCTGCTCTCGCCGGCCCTCGATTCGATTTCGACCGCCGTCAGCCGTGCGGCCGAATTCGACCCGGCGACCAGCACCTCGGTATTCCGTATCGGCCTGTCCGACGACGTCGAATTCGCCCTGCTGCCGATGCTGCTCAAACGCCTGCGCGCCGAATCGCCGGGAATCGTGTTGGTGATTCGTCGCGTCAACTACATATTGATGCCGGGCCTGTTGGCCTCCGGCGAGATCTCCATTGGCGTCAGCTACACCACGGACCTGCCGGCCAACGCCAAACGCAAGGTCCTGC contains these protein-coding regions:
- a CDS encoding zinc-dependent alcohol dehydrogenase family protein, which gives rise to MSRTIRFHKFGPAEVLKCEEHAAAQPGPGEVQVRVEAIGISWYDTLWRQNLASSQARLPAGLGHEMAGVITAVGDGVDDLAVGDKVASFPAESANDYPVYGESIVLPRTALTRYPDVLSPIEASVHYTPLLIAYFAYADLARVKPGQFALVTDASHCAGPSFVQLGKAMGVRVIAATKEAEEREYLLSLGAEKVIVTEEEDLLMRINKITDNRGVDVVFDGLGGPQMSLLGDVLAPRGSLVLYGLQGGNQTPFPACAAFQKNIQFFVHCIGNFTGKPELGITQDHVALQRALRDINQLTADRVLLPLKTRVFPFNEFVEAHRYMDECPCRERVALQVEPA
- a CDS encoding LysR family transcriptional regulator: MNRNDLRRVDLNLLIVFETLMHERSVTRAAEKLFLGQPAISAALSRLRSLFDDPLFVRTGRSMEPSARAVEIFALLSPALDSISTAVSRAAEFDPATSTSVFRIGLSDDVEFALLPMLLKRLRAESPGIVLVIRRVNYILMPGLLASGEISIGVSYTTDLPANAKRKVLRRSAPKLLRADTVPGPLSLDDYCARPHALVSFAGDLSGFIDEELEKLGRKRHVVLAVPQFNGLSTLLAGTDIVATVPDYTADALTAAGGVRAEDPPLPTRTFELHMAWRGSQDNDPGERWLRSRIQMFFGDPDSL